The following are encoded in a window of Thermodesulfobacterium geofontis OPF15 genomic DNA:
- a CDS encoding transposase, whose amino-acid sequence MNHTNYRFYTRDLLTKYGKVQDLKVPRVRNGSFRPAILSERRKDDLDLTSAIITLYVFTSKIFRLIKVTEDKLSAFSIYLER is encoded by the coding sequence TTGAACCACACAAACTATAGATTTTATACCAGAGATTTACTTACAAAGTATGGGAAGGTTCAAGATTTAAAAGTGCCTCGGGTCAGGAATGGGAGTTTTCGTCCTGCTATACTTTCTGAAAGAAGGAAGGATGATTTAGATCTTACATCTGCTATTATTACCCTTTATGTATTCACCTCAAAGATTTTTCGGTTAATAAAGGTGACTGAAGATAAATTAAGTGCGTTTAGTATTTATTTGGAGAGATAA
- a CDS encoding Spy/CpxP family protein refolding chaperone has protein sequence MLKSLFKTFGLVLILVISLVINVYSQEGVKGAGGGVQGRRTILDFKQELKLNEKQVKEIEKFLQEYFKKEKEFVDKIKEKEAKLNQMLNSGSDIKEVKKLAKEIYCLRGELWGEELETAKKIDGVLNDEQRKKWREIRLGKKI, from the coding sequence TTGTTAAAGTCGTTATTTAAGACTTTCGGCTTAGTTTTAATTTTAGTGATTAGTTTAGTAATTAATGTTTATTCACAGGAGGGGGTTAAGGGAGCTGGAGGTGGTGTTCAAGGAAGAAGAACAATCCTTGATTTTAAGCAAGAGCTAAAGCTTAATGAAAAGCAGGTTAAAGAGATAGAAAAGTTTTTGCAAGAATATTTTAAAAAGGAAAAGGAATTTGTAGATAAGATAAAAGAAAAAGAGGCAAAGCTAAATCAAATGTTAAACAGTGGTAGCGATATTAAGGAGGTAAAAAAACTTGCAAAGGAAATATATTGTCTCCGTGGGGAGCTTTGGGGAGAGGAGCTTGAGACAGCAAAGAAGATAGATGGAGTATTAAATGATGAGCAGAGAAAGAAGTGGAGAGAGATTAGACTTGGGAAAAAAATATAA